Part of the Miscanthus floridulus cultivar M001 unplaced genomic scaffold, ASM1932011v1 fs_615_1_2, whole genome shotgun sequence genome, GCTGCTGCAAAGCAACTGGGGATCTCAAGTGCCATGACTGAAAGTGCTATATCACTTTGCCTGAAAGAGCCATGACATTGAAGTTGTTTGACTGGGAATACAAGGCAAGTCTTGCTTTTATAACTTTTGCACCATCCTGCACACAAAGATTCAAAACCATAAGCATCATACACATTTGCTTATACTAAAAACAAGGAACTCTTGGTGTCACGACCAAAATCCCCTTTAAGCTAATGCAACGAGCTAAAAGAAATTCTTTTCCAACTAAATGTCAGCTCTCTGGCGTTTACAAGGTGGGAGGGTGGCACCCTCCCACCAAGGAAGCAAGTGCTCATTCCCCACATTAAAAAAAATTCATGCTTATAAGGTATAAATTTGCAGGCATAGTCTTTCCATATCATAATCCTAGAACTCAATGAGTGCTGAGTAGCCTATGAAAAGAAATAACATggttatttcaaaaaaaaaaaagaaataacatGGGTCGATCAATTTACCTGCAACAAGGTAGCAGGAGTGGAAGGCCCATGGGGTATTGGCTGTGATGTCCCCCCATCAAGCTCATAAAGTTCTCCTGGATAAAAAATgtaaagagttacgagaagctaCTGATAGACTAATTGTTGAGGATTTACAGGAAAATCCAACTATGGTGTATTAGTGGACAATGGTATGTTACATACCATCGACGCAAGAGAAACAAATGTAATGTTCAATTACTCCATCCTTGGCCTGCATAGTAAAATGGGATCCATCAGCTTCAGATGGTAATCAAAGATAACATAAGCTCAGACCATAGTTTCAGTTAATTGACTTGATTCAGTTCTTTAATAACAACTGTTACAACTGATTGTGAATTGACATGTCCAGTTCTCACTTACAATGACACATGATCAACAAAATTCAACATAAATCTCAGATATTCAGGCAGGCAAATGCAATGGCAAGAGTAAAGGGGCATATACTACTAGCAGACAGATTTCAAACTGGCCAGGAACCTGTAACTCTAGCTGGTCAGCAAACTGTTCTTTTCTAGATGAGTAAACAAGTGTTAGCAGTCAGTTCTCAGATACTGATAACTGGAAACCACTTTGATTCTGTGAAGCACTGACAACAAAAATTATAAGAATAACCTGCATACATTTCATCAAAAGAATAACACCCATAAATCTCAAGCAAATATTAATGTACTAGGCACATGTTATAATAACCTCTGTGTCACCAGCAGTAGCGGCAATGGAATGAGCATTCTCCatttcctcgtcctcctcaagaAATGTAGCACGCTGAAAATATCACCCACTTAATATGTTAGTTCAGCATATGAAGGAAGCCAACAATATGAAAGCATTTGAATTGCAACACATCGATCACTAACCTGGCTAGGATCCATGTCAGCAGTTCGTTTATAAAATCTATCGAAATATGACCCCTCAGCTGCAAAGAAAAAAAGTTAATAAGATCTCACAAGTGAAAGATAGCTAGACTATTTTTTTTTTTAAGGAACCATATGAAATTCTCAGAGGATCATGCAGATTATTTTTTGGTTTTTAGATAATGAAAATTACTGTTGGTTACAAAATGGGCTGCTATGTCTTTCACAGGCAAACTGAAAATAGAGTAGTGTGGATTGCCTAGGGTAATTAATATTAACATATGTTTTCAGTTTCATCAAAAGGCATCAAAATACCGTAGATGGAAAGTTAATTAAGAGCTCAAAAGTACTGAGAGGAAAACAAAAGAAAGTACCAAGCTTGATTCTGGAAGTAGCATTCCCCAGTGCATGAATAATACCAACTGTGCCACAGGCGTTCCCAACAGTTTGTTTTGTGAAATATACATTCTTGCTGGGCTCCTGCATAATTTAGTTTCAGGACTAAGGATAAATATACACTCTTGACAGTTATAGTACCATAAGTCCAGTAACAACCTTTGTTTTAATTCGATGCTATATAAAGTTGAACTGAGCTTTACATGTTGAAAAGATACAAATTATCAACATAATTGAAACCTTTGATTTATGTGCTAATAATGCATCACTTGCGAGACGGTGCACTATATCTATAATAACATCAGATCTCTTGATACTTCAAATCAGCGACTGATAGGAATCAACTATCACTTGAAGATAAAATTAGCATGCTTACTTAAAGAAAGAGACAGTAGGTTTTATAAAATCAAACCTGAAGCTGCTTATATTTGAAGAATATAATATATAATGTAAGTGACCTATTCATAATGTGACTTTGAAAAAATAACTAGGGGTTTGCTAGATCTAATGTTCACCAACAAACTGAATTAGCAAAattacacaaacattttccaatcTATAAGTTTGAAAAAATGACTGCATCAGTTTCACTGCATCTACAATGAGAAGTAACGATGTATATCTATTCAATGAACAGATTGCTTTGGAACAATACTAGCAAGCAACCCGACTTCAGTCTCACCTTGGTCTCCACCGACGAGGTAGCTGAAGCTTGGGATTCCTTGATCCGGTCCTGCCCAACAAAACGGGGTAAAATATGTGCTCATCCCACAAAGCGGTTCAAGCAACCGAACCAATGAATGTAGGGCGCCAGCCATGAATCGAGAATCACCTGAGGGTAGAGAAGTATGACTGCGAGCACCGGCTGGGGCACCATGGCGAGCAACTCGTCATCGAGGCCGTACACGTCGCAGAACCCCACGTCCTCGGGGACCCCCAGCCCCCACATGAACTACACCGATCGTGCAGGAAATAAAGGGCGCCGTGAGCGAGGAAGACCAAGGGGCCGAGTCGGAACGAGCCCTGAAGTATGAACACAGATGAGGGGATTCGTGTACCTGGTTCATGACGTCGGGATTGGCCTCGAGGGGAAGCCACCGCTTCACCATGGCGACTGCCGCGCCGGAGGAAAGGATGGCGGAGCTATCGGCGTCCGGTGGAGGAGAAGGTGATGGCGGCGGCGATTTTGCGAGGCTGCGTCCTATGTTTCTGCGGTGCGGCGAATCGGGCGTTTTTGTTGGCGTATTTGGCTCTGGCCCTTCGGTTGCTAGTTTATTCCAATTTCGAAATGCACTCTAGTCCCTCAAAATGTGCACAAATGATAACTCAGAGTCTGTTGCATGAGTTTTAGATTCTTAAAAATCAGTTTTTGCCTCCAGTTTCGGATTCTGAGTAAAAACTGACGTGGGTGTTTGAATCCCCTAGTTTTTAAGAATGTAACTTTATTTATTGCTCTATGGATAAAAAAAACTGACAAAAGCTAGGTATGAACAGCTTCATAATTTATAAGAATTTGGCAAAAACTGACAACAAAAACTGTCCTGACCCTTAGACTTTCGGTTACagtatattttattttataaaaaatcGAATTTTTGGTTACTGATGAATGAATATTTCGAATTTTGCCACGCTATGAAAGGTCAAATGATAGCGTCCGATCCGATATATACGGAGTTTATTATAGAGGCGTTGTTCCTCGATCCTCATCACTTGCGACACGTAAGTCTCCAATGCTGGACTGCCGAGCCCGCGCCGGCAGCACCCGATGATTCTTCCATGGCGTGGCGTCTTTCACTTTTCAGCGAAGTTTATTACCACGTCGCCGGCGGCAATCGATCCACCCTATTGCCCTGTGCCTGCTCTTCTGTTGCTTTCTGCCGCTGCGGTGATCGCCCGTGGTGGATGACAATGACATCTCGCGTGATCGGCTCATCAATGCCATCGGTGGGCGAGGCAGGCGGCAGCACCTGCTCGCGACGCCATCAGCACAGCTCGGTCGGCCACGCCACACCGCTCCTTCCCAGAGCACCAAACGTCGTCTGGTCCTGCACTTGTGCGCCCCAGACGAACGAACACAGCGCCATGGAACACGGGCAAGAGCAAGCGTATCGCGGCGGCGAGCTCACGCGAAGCGGGCGCACAGCACCGGTCCTGGGGCACCTGGTCCCGGACTCATCAAGGGTCCAAGGCAACGGGTGCATTGCATAAACGAGGAAAGTGCCTTCTCATCTGTTCGATCATGAGAATTTTTTTGCCACGCTCACTGCTTTCAGGTCTGCTGTAATACATACTCTATACCTAGTTCTCGAAATGTGCTAAAGCAGGCAAGTGGCAAACAGATGACAGATCTATCTAATTTTGGTCGATTCAGATCTGAGAATTTTGCATCGACGGTGAGACACAAAGCACCACATCGAATCACACAACATCAAACTGACCATACACGGACAGTATGCAAACAATAGGCTGCCACTGGGCACTATATACTCTAAAAGAACTCAAAGTCGAGGTATTTCCCGCCGGACTTCACGTCTGCTCCGACTATCCTCTTGCTGTTGCTCCCGATCGCCTCCGCCACCCCGTACTTCACAGGCAGCTCGGCCTCGACAGGCCTTGGGACCTCGGGAGGAGTGCTGCAGCGGATGAGAGCCCAGTTCACGCCCTCGAAGAAGGGGTGCTGCTTTATCTCCGTCGCTCCCCGCTTCACACCGAGGCGGCTCTGCGGTTCCTTGACCAGGAGCCCCCTGATGAGATCTCTGCTTGAATAGCTCGTGGATGGCGACTCTGGGAATTTTAGTTGCTGACCGACCACGTTGAAGAGAGTGGCGCGGTTCCCTGACCCCTTGAATGGGGTTTTGCCGTACAGCAGCTCATGCAGGAAGATGCCGAAGGTCCACCAGTCGACGGCGCTTCCATGCCCTTCACCTTTGATGATTTCTGGGGCCAAGTATTCATGAGTCCCCACGAATGACATCGATCGAGCTGATGTTGGCTCGGCAACAAGCTCAGGCAGGGTGCCGGCATTCTGTCCTAGCTCAGACCTTGTCTTTCtagtcttcttcttgctcttctgaCCGAAGAATTTGGGGAGGAAGCACGCAGGCTGAATACAAGCTGAAGTAGGTTCCATGCAAGCAGGCTGTACACAGAAAGAACCACCTGCTCTTCTGGGATCAGAATCGAAAGCTGATGTTCTGATGAGTGTAGGTGAGACTGCACATCTCAGCGAGAGGTCAAAATCTGAAAGCATTATGTGCCCATCATCGCGCACAAGAACATTTTCTGGTTTCAGATCTCTGTAGACGACTCCCAACATGTGTAGATA contains:
- the LOC136532421 gene encoding ubiquitin carboxyl-terminal hydrolase 3-like codes for the protein MVKRWLPLEANPDVMNQFMWGLGVPEDVGFCDVYGLDDELLAMVPQPVLAVILLYPQDRIKESQASATSSVETKEPSKNVYFTKQTVGNACGTVGIIHALGNATSRIKLAEGSYFDRFYKRTADMDPSQRATFLEEDEEMENAHSIAATAGDTEAKDGVIEHYICFSCVDGELYELDGGTSQPIPHGPSTPATLLQDGAKVIKARLALYSQSNNFNVMALSGKVI
- the LOC136532419 gene encoding serine/threonine-protein kinase D6PKL2-like, coding for MGVVTAMSTLHSCASTYKSEAVAGEAMLSVERNCESVKGVRGDLLESAKTSMSRASDSSGVTDDSSWSHITGGASKPHKGNDPRWKAIHAVRTRDSVLGMSHFRLLKRLGCGDIGSVYLSELSGTRCYFAMKVMDKASLASRKKLNRAQTEREILQLLDHPFLPTLYTHFETDRFSCLVMEFCPGGDLHTLRQRQPGKHFSEYAARFYAAEVLLALEYLHMLGVVYRDLKPENVLVRDDGHIMLSDFDLSLRCAVSPTLIRTSAFDSDPRRAGGSFCVQPACMEPTSACIQPACFLPKFFGQKSKKKTRKTRSELGQNAGTLPELVAEPTSARSMSFVGTHEYLAPEIIKGEGHGSAVDWWTFGIFLHELLYGKTPFKGSGNRATLFNVVGQQLKFPESPSTSYSSRDLIRGLLVKEPQSRLGVKRGATEIKQHPFFEGVNWALIRCSTPPEVPRPVEAELPVKYGVAEAIGSNSKRIVGADVKSGGKYLDFEFF